The Planctomycetota bacterium region AGTATCTCCGCCGTGTGGCCGCCGCCAGCGGGCGTTTGACAGCAGCGCCAGCCATCGACGACACTACGCTGCTAGCACCTCCCTTTGCCGCCAGCTCGTCTGCCAAGCAATCATTCCATGACCACGCCTGTCGAAACTTCGCCGTCCACCAAGCTCGACGGCCTGCGAATCTCGCTGGCCAGTCGATTGGCCAGCATGACGCGAGGCGAGGCCGAGCGTCTGCTCCGCCAGCGCGGCGCCACGCTCGTCGACAAGCACCAGGACCAGGTCGATTGGATCGTGGTCGGTGATGATTCAAAGAACCGCGGCGCCGTCCGCGGGTCGTTGCCCCCGGCGTGGCGCGCGGCGGTCGATGCCGGCAAAACGCGGATCGTCCTCGAAACCGACCTCTGGCGTCGACTGGGCCTGATTGAAGCCGAGCCGCACGTACAGCACCTGTACACGGCGGCCATGCTGGCCGAGTTGCTGGGCGTGCCGGTGGCGATGGTCCGCGGCTGGCAGACGCGCGGACTGCTGCGACCAACGGCCCAGGTCCACCGACTGGCCTACTTCGACTTTGCCGAGTTGGCGACCGCGCGGAAGTTGATCGAACTGCGCTCCGCGGGACTTTCGACCGGCGCGATCGCGGCCCAACTCGCGCAACTCCGACAATTGCTCCCCGATGTCGAGCGACCGTTGGCCGAGCTGTCGCTGGCCGTCGATGGTGGACGCCTGCTCGTTCATCGGGACGATCGACTTGTCGATCCCGGCGGGCAATTGCAACTCGATTTTGACGCCGACGACGCGACCGCCACGCCATCCATACTCAGCGAAGCCGATTTGCCCCGCTCGCCCGAGGAGCTGTGCGCCCTGGCGGCTGAACTCGACGAACAGGGGCGCGGCTCTGAAGCCGCCGAAATGTATCGGGCCGCGCTGGCCGCCGGCGGGCCCGACCCGGAAATTGGTTTCGCCCTGGCTGAGTTGCTGTACCGACTGCACGAGACAGCCGCCGCGGCCGAGCGCTATTACATGGTGCTGGAGTTGGACGAGGACTACGTCGAGGCCCGGGCCAACCTGGGCTGCGTGCTGGCCGAGCTAGGGCGTCACGAGCTGGCGCTGGCGGCCTTGAACGGCGCGCTGGCCTGCCACCCCAACTACGCCGACGCCCATTATCACCTGGCGCGCCTGCTCGACGAGCTTGACCGGCGCGACGAGGCGCAGGCTCACTGGCAAGCGTTCCTGGAACTGGCGGCCGACAGCCCCTGGGCCGAGTCGGCGCGCCAGCGCCTGCAACACGACAGCGCTGCTCAGTAGTCCGGCCGAGCGATTAGACGCTCAGGGCCTGGTGACCGACCACGGCGTCGATGAACGTCGAGAGCGGCAAGTTACCTGCGCCCTGCGCGCCAGTCGCGGGGACTTCCAGCCGGCTCAGTGCGGCCAGCGTACGACGCGTGCCGGCGATCATGGCGGGCTGAATCCCGTTGATCCGCAGCGTCTGTTCCAACTCGACCATCTCTTCGGTTCGGTTCGGCGCCTGGTGCGGATAGGTCGGCAGCAGGCGTTCGACGATCTCGGCCACGGCCGGGTAGTAATGCCGGTATTCGTCGAACGATTCGGCTTGCAGCCCCATCTCGCGTCCCAGCGCGCTGAGCTCGATGAACAGGGCGGCGATTCCCTGGCTCATCCCGTCGAGCAACATGTTCATGGCCGACGCGCGGCCGGCGGTGGGACCGAGCAAGCGCGTGCGCATGATCGGCGTCAGCCAAGCGTTGACCTGTTCGGCGGCGTCGCCGCTCAAATAACCAGTGGCATTGCTGGTCAGCTCGCTTGCCAGCCCGTGAATCGCCAAATCGGCGAACTGCAAACCGCGGCGCGAGACGACCTGGGACACGGCACGGCACGAGATGGGCGAGATCGAATTGGCGTCGATGTAAATCTCGGCGCGGCAGTCTTCATTCAAGCGTTGCACGACGCGCTGGGCCATGTGCAAGGCCGCCACCGAGGGAACGACCGACACGATCACCTCGGCTCGGTGCAATACATCTTCGAGCGAGTCGACGATTTCCAAGCCAGCTTCGCGGGCGCGGTCGGCGGTTCGTTGGCTGCGATCGGCCACGGTCGTGACGACCGCGTGGCCGCGATCGAGCAAGGCGCGGCCCAGGGCCGTGCCCAGTTCGCCGGCTTGCAGGATACCAAAGGTGGGCAGCGGCTGATTCGATTCCAACATGGCGAGTTCCTCGATCCGGTCAGTTCAGGCGGTGGGTCAATGTTTTGCGTGTGTGTCGGCGCTATTCACGCCGGCAGGAAAAAGCTAGCTCATGGTTCCGGCCCTACGAGCCGGCCAGAGTTTGTACTTCCGCAGGTACGTTTCGGCCCCGGCGAGCAATTGGCGCTTCTCGTCGCGACTGAACAGCAGTTGCGTGCGGACGGCGAGGACCAACAGCACCAGGCTGACCCCCAGCGTGGCCCACGGCCCCACGGCAATCACCAAGGGAGCGACCATCAGCACTTGCGTCCCGCGTCCCAACGCCATGCCGCGCCGTCGGTTAAAGCTCAACATCATGGCCAGCGTAGCCAGGTTCCCCACCAACGTGGCGGCCGTGGCACCCATCAGCCCGTGACTGGGCAGCCACCACAGCGACAACGCAATGCAGACGACCAGCCCCACCAGGTAGGCAATGTTCGACAGCCAGGCGCGCTCGTCGCACCAGAGCCAGTTACGGGCCACGCAGGCCAAGCTGGCCACGACGCTGAAGCACATGGTCATCGGCAGCACGTCGAGCCCCGAGTCGAACTTGCCCGGGCTGAGCAGATTGAACAGCGCGGGCGAGATCAACAGCAGCACGGCCGACGCCGGCAATAGCGCGGCGCTGAGCACCTTGAGCATCAGATTCAGCCTGTCCGAGACGGCTTGCCGACCGTGTGCTTCCCATTCGTGACTCAGGAAGGGGAGCAACGCGCCGGCCAGCATGAACGCGAACGTCAGCACCAACATCGGCACCAGCCGCGCCGTGTGATATTGCCCCACGGCGGCCAGCGTGGCGTCGGCGTCGAGCCCCGAGTAGTGGACGATCATGTAGCGATCGACCATGAAGAACAGATTGACCAGCCAACTGGTGATCCAGATCGACAACGCGAACGGGGCCAGCCGACCCCAGAACGAACGCTGGCTGACCGGAGCGTGCGACTCGTTGGCTTCACGCCAGATGGACAGCACGTCGGGAACCGCCACGACCAGCGAGATGACCGTGGCGATCAAATAGCTGACTAGCACCGTGCCGGCCCCCCACTGCGCTCCACCGCACAACAAAGCCGCGGCCGAGACCAGCGAAAAGGCCAGCGTGTTGACCAACTGCAACCGCGAGGCGAGCCGTTGCTGGCGCACCGCGGTGAACAGATCGGTCGTGAAGTTATAGAGGACGAGGATGAACAGCCCGACGGCCAGCAACCAGACCATCCTGGTCTGGTCATCGCGGCCAAAGACGAGCTGTGAGAATTGCCGATGGAAGAGGGCGATCATCACGGAGGAGAACGTGACCATGGCGACCGTGGCAATGGCCGTGCGGCGGAGGAACATCCGCAACTGGCCGCGGAAGCGAAAGTATTCCAGGTAACGGCCAAAGACGCCCGGCAGGGCAAGAATGGCGATCGGGCTGACGGCCAGCAGAAAGCTGAACGACAGTTCCCATTCGCCCAGTTGCTCGGCCGACAGCCAGCGACAAAACAGCAAGCCGCGGGCAAAGCCGATGCCGCGCTGCAGCACCGTGAGGATCAGCAACAGCACCACGCTCCGCGCCAAGGTGTCGGTGCGTGGCGCGGGAAGTTCGGTGGCAACGGTCGCGGTGCTCATCGGCAGTGCGGCTCAAGGAGGCGAAACGGGCGCAGGCCAAGCCGGCGCTATCGAAACATAGCTCGCGCTGGCGGAAAAACCGCCCCGGAAAGGAGTTGCCATTGCCAGCCGAGAGAAGCTTAGGCCGGGCTTACGGCGCGCCGCGCAGAGAGGCTAATTGCGGCTAGAAAACCAGGCCAGGCGAGGGGGTTGTGTTGCCGAAAAGCAACATCGGTCGCAGGCACCACGTTGCCTTTATGCGACACCGGTCGGGCGCTTCGTGCCGACGGGGCAAAAGAGCTGATGTCGCGCGCAACAAAAAGCCCAGGGGGCGAACCCCTGGGCTTGGAATGCGATCAGGTTTTTCTTCACTAGCAACTAGGAACCAGCAACCAGCAACTCCCCCCGACTCAGTCCCACCACCACTGGCCGGCGGCCAGCTTGTCGAGCTTGACCGATTCGCGGGCTTTGGCGGCGCGGCCGTCGTCCTTGCCGACGTTTTGCGAGAGCAAGGCCTGCTCGGGATGCAACGTCACGCCGCCGCCGACCGGCGTCATCAACTGTGACCCCTTCCAGCGATGGACCACGGCGGTTTCGACCTCGACCGGGGCGTTGTAGGTTTCAACCTGGTACTTCTCTTCGTTGCTAAAGATCGGCATGTCCCAATTCGAGCGGCCGTAGTAATCGTGCTTCTGAATAAACGCGGCCACGACGGCCATGTCGATGATGTTGCGCAACTGGGCGTAACAGTACGACTTGGCGGCCAGTTGCGGATACTGCTGCGTGAAGCTCGTCACGAACGCCTGGCTGCCGCGGTTGCCTTGCCGCGAAGCCACGTGGCGGCTGCCGTCGGCCGAGACCATTTCGTCTTCGCCCATCAGCTTGACCGCGTTGCCCACCAGTTCCAGCGCCAACTCGTCCTCGCTGACCTTCAGACAGTTGTAATCAGGCACGAACCACCAGCGCTGCATGCCGTTGCGGGCCACCGACGTGGGGTCGGCCTTGTCGACATAGCTGGTGATCTTGACCGGCGGCGTTTCCAGACCGATGCCGATCAGCTTCATGCGATAGTCCGCTTCGACCATGATCTGGGCGAAGTGCGTCTTGGGGGAAATGCCATGCACGCTCACCTTTTGCATGCCCAGGTTGGTGCGCAGCCCGTCGACGATGAAGTTGGCGTATTCTTCGGTGGCCATGCTGGCGTCCGCCACGCGCGGCAATTTGTTCAAGAACGAGTTCATCGCCGCCAGCCCTTCCTTGGTGGCGTCGATCGAACAGCCGATGGTCCGCGGGCCACCCATCGCGCCGGGACGATAAGCGCGCAGCGCCACGATCAGGTCTTGCAGTTCGAGAATCGCGCGGCCTGATTGAATGCCCACGACGCGATCGGCCAGGTCGACGTACCAACCTTCGGCCGGCCCGGCGATGACAATGTCGCCCGAGTCCGGGTAGAAGAAGACATGTTGAATGCGGGTCAGGCCGGCCAGGTAGCGCATCTCGTCGCTCGGCCGCCGGTCGCTGTCGAGTTGCTGGGCGATGGCCCGTTCGAGCCGTTGCAGCGAAATCTTGCGCATCGGGCTCTTGGCTTGCACGTCGGCGTTCAGCGACGTCTTGGCCGCGGCGATGCGGAGCTTGGTCTGCTCGCCAGTCAGATCCTTCTCATAGCGGATTCTCAGCACCCCTTCGGGGCTGACCAACACACCGGCCAGCGTCTGGGCCTGGGCCTGGGACGCGAACGAAGCCAACACCAAGGCGCACATCACGCCCCACGGTCGAGCACGTGCCAACGGCTGTCGCATATTCCGGTTCCTGCAACTGAACAACGAGAGAAGACGCCGGCGTTGGCCGCGACTTTGCGACCCACGGACGCTCTGAATAGACGTAATGCGAAACCTCGCAGATACCGCAATTGATGATAGTTAGCCCAACTTGCCGAAGCAAGAAAATAGGCAAAATCGGCCAGGAAACCGCCATCTGAGGCCCATTTCGCGGCCCGTTGGGCCGGAACTCCGGCACGGTCGCTACGACCGGGCAGGCGGTGGCAGCCGGGCCCTGGAACTGTCCGCGATCGCGGCGGCTTCCCAACATTCCGGGCGCAGGAAAGCGCTACGTAGATGTGGCGACTAAGAAAAGCATTGATTTAACGGTCGGCAACTACTCCTGCCTAATCGCTAATTGCTAACCGCTAATCGCTCTACATAAATGTATCGCGCACTTCTTTCGGCGCGGGGCCGTAGGCGGCTGGTTCCATCGAGCAACTGGCGCGTCCTTGGCTCAGGCTGCGAATGGCGCTCGAATAGCCGAACATCGCGGCCAGCGGGGCCATGGCGGCGATCTGGGTGTTGCGGCCGCGAAGTTGCGTATTGGTGATGATCGCTCGGCGCTGTTGCAGGTCGGCCACGATGTCGCCCAGGTTTTCCTCGGGCGTGATAATGTCGAGCTTCATGATCGGCTCGAGCAACACCATGCCGGCCGGGGCCAGCGCCCGGTGAAACGCGTCGGCCGAGGCGCGACGGAAGGCCACTTCGTTCGATTCCCCTTCGCGCCACTCGCCCCCAAGCAGCGTGACCTTCACCTTGATCAGCGGAAAGCCGATCGTGCCGCTGCCGTGCAGTTGCTCGCTCAAGGTTTCGAGCACGGCGGGCAGGAACTGCTCGGGAATCGACGTGCCGCTGGTGTTGAAGACCGGCAGCGACTTGTCCCCCGGCGCGGGTTCCAAGCGAATCCGCACTTTGGCAAACGCGGCCTGCCCGGCCAGCACCTGGTTGCACTCGCCGGTGGCCTCGGCGGCGCGCTCGACCGTTTCGCGATAGCTGACGCGCGGTTTGTGGACCCGCACATTCAGGCGGAAGTCGCGCAGCAGCCGATGCTTGATCACTTCCAGGTGCAACTCACCCATGCCGCTGATCAGCGTCTGGCCGGTTTCTTCGCTTTCCTGGGCGCGGAAGGTCGGATCCTGGCGCTTGAGCATTTCGAGCGTGTCAGCCAGCTTCTTGCGGTCAGCCGAACTTTCGGGCTCGATGGCCATCGAGATGACCGTCTCCGGAAAGGCGATCGATTCGAGCAGGATCGGCGACTTGGCGTCGCATAGGGTGTCGCCCGTGACCGAGGCTCGCAAGCCGATAATGCCAACAATGTCGCCGGCCTCGACGCTTTCGACCTGCTGACGGCGGTCGGCCTGAATGTGCCAAAGCTGGCTGACGTTTTCTTTCTTGTCCTTGCCGGCGTTCAGCGCGCGGGTGTTGCCGAGCAGCTTGCCCGAGTAGACGCGCACGAAGGCCAGATCGCCGTGCTTGTCAGCCTGAATCTTGAACACCAAGCCGCAGAACGGCTCGTCGACATCGGCGTGGCGCGTCAGCTTCTTGTCGGGCTTGGTCGGGTCGACTCCATCGACCGGCGGCACGTCGGCGGGACTGGGCAGGTAGCGTCCCACCGAGTCAAGCACCGGCGGCACACCAATGCAGTCGAGGGCCGAGCCGCACAGCACCGGCACGATCAGCCGTTCGAGCGTCGCCTCGCGCAGCACGCGATGGATCAGCTCTTCGGGAATCGGCTGCTCGGCCAGCGCCAGTTCCATCAGCTCGTTGCTGTAGTCGTACAGCTGTTCGAGCAAATGATCGCGGGCCGCGTGGGCCTCGTCGAGCAATTCGGCCGGGATGTCAAGCTCGGTGACGTCGGCCCCCATGCTCTCTTTCGAGAAGCTGAGTTGCTTCATGCGGACCAGGTCGATGATGCCGCGGAACGGATTCGACACGTGCGGCGGCCCGCAACCGATGGGCATCTGGATGGCGACCGGGTTCGATTCAAGCCGGCTGCGAATCTCGGCCAGCGTACCGGCAAAGTCGGCCCCCTCGCGGTCCATCTTGTTGATGAACGCCAGCCGCGGCACGCGATGCCGGTCGGCCTGACGCCAGACGGTCTCGCTTTGGGCTTCGACCCCTTCGCGAGCGCTAAACACGACGACCGCGCCGTCGAGCACGCGCAGACTGCGCTCGACCTCGGCCGTGAAGTCGACGTGGCCCGGCGTGTCGATCAGATTGACGACGACATCGCGCCACTTGAACGTGACGCAGGCGGCGTAAATCGTGATGCCGCGCTCTTGCTCCTCGGGGTCGAAGTCGGTGGTGGTCGTCCCCTGGTCGACGTTGCCCATGCGGTGCGTCGCGCCGGCATAGAACAACATCCGCTCGGTGAGCGTGGTCTTGCCGGCATCAATGTGGGCGATGATGCCGAGGTTGCGCAGTTGGGAAAGATGGCGAGCCATGGCGGATGCAAGGGGCTAGAGGCTAGGGGCCAGGGACGAGCCAACTCGCAGCCCACCACTCGTCACTGGCGATTCGCTCGCCCTCGGGCAATCTACCAGGCGAAGTGCGCGAAGGCCTTGTTGGCGTCGGCCATGCGATGCACGTTGTCGCGACGCGTGACGGCGGCCCCTTCGCGGCGATAAGCGGCCATGAACTCTTCGGCCAGCTTCTCGTAAATCGGGCGCCCCTTCTTTTCGCGAGCGGCCAGCAGCAGCCAGCGGATGGCCAGCGATTGCTGCCGGTTGCGGTTGACCTGCATGGGCACCTGATAGGCGGCGCCGCCGACGCGCTTCGAGCGGACTTCGACCTCGGGCTTGACGTTGTCGACCGCGATGTTGAACACCTCGATCGGCTCCACTTCCTTGATCTTGTCCTGGATGATGTCCATCGCCCGGTAGAACGACACCTGGGCCACCGACTTCTTGCCGTCGTACATCAAGCAGTTGATGAACTTGCTGACCAGCACCGAGTTGAACCGCGAATCAGGACGCAGAGTATCGCGGCTGGCAGTAATCCGACCCATGAGCGACGTTTCCTAATGAATACCGAACTGTGCGTGTGTGTTTTGGTTTGATGTCAGACGGCGAAGAACCTGCGCCGCGAGTTCGCAGCCACAGCTTACTTGCCGCCCTTGGCCGCGACCTTCTTGGCGCCGTACAAACTGCGCGACGACTTGCGTCCTTCGACGCCCAGGCAGTCGAGCGTGCCGCGGACAATGTGGTAGCGGACGCCGGGCAAGTCGCGAACACGACCGCCGCGAACCAGGACGATCGAGTGTTCCTGCAGGCTGTGACCTTCGCCCGGGATGTAGACCGTGATTTCCTTGCTGTTGCTCAAGCGCACGCGCGCGATCTTGCGCAGCGCCGAGTTGGGCTTCTTGGGCGTCATCGTCTTGACTTGCAAG contains the following coding sequences:
- a CDS encoding MerR family transcriptional regulator, which produces MTTPVETSPSTKLDGLRISLASRLASMTRGEAERLLRQRGATLVDKHQDQVDWIVVGDDSKNRGAVRGSLPPAWRAAVDAGKTRIVLETDLWRRLGLIEAEPHVQHLYTAAMLAELLGVPVAMVRGWQTRGLLRPTAQVHRLAYFDFAELATARKLIELRSAGLSTGAIAAQLAQLRQLLPDVERPLAELSLAVDGGRLLVHRDDRLVDPGGQLQLDFDADDATATPSILSEADLPRSPEELCALAAELDEQGRGSEAAEMYRAALAAGGPDPEIGFALAELLYRLHETAAAAERYYMVLELDEDYVEARANLGCVLAELGRHELALAALNGALACHPNYADAHYHLARLLDELDRRDEAQAHWQAFLELAADSPWAESARQRLQHDSAAQ
- the fusA gene encoding elongation factor G yields the protein MARHLSQLRNLGIIAHIDAGKTTLTERMLFYAGATHRMGNVDQGTTTTDFDPEEQERGITIYAACVTFKWRDVVVNLIDTPGHVDFTAEVERSLRVLDGAVVVFSAREGVEAQSETVWRQADRHRVPRLAFINKMDREGADFAGTLAEIRSRLESNPVAIQMPIGCGPPHVSNPFRGIIDLVRMKQLSFSKESMGADVTELDIPAELLDEAHAARDHLLEQLYDYSNELMELALAEQPIPEELIHRVLREATLERLIVPVLCGSALDCIGVPPVLDSVGRYLPSPADVPPVDGVDPTKPDKKLTRHADVDEPFCGLVFKIQADKHGDLAFVRVYSGKLLGNTRALNAGKDKKENVSQLWHIQADRRQQVESVEAGDIVGIIGLRASVTGDTLCDAKSPILLESIAFPETVISMAIEPESSADRKKLADTLEMLKRQDPTFRAQESEETGQTLISGMGELHLEVIKHRLLRDFRLNVRVHKPRVSYRETVERAAEATGECNQVLAGQAAFAKVRIRLEPAPGDKSLPVFNTSGTSIPEQFLPAVLETLSEQLHGSGTIGFPLIKVKVTLLGGEWREGESNEVAFRRASADAFHRALAPAGMVLLEPIMKLDIITPEENLGDIVADLQQRRAIITNTQLRGRNTQIAAMAPLAAMFGYSSAIRSLSQGRASCSMEPAAYGPAPKEVRDTFM
- a CDS encoding DUF1598 domain-containing protein translates to MRQPLARARPWGVMCALVLASFASQAQAQTLAGVLVSPEGVLRIRYEKDLTGEQTKLRIAAAKTSLNADVQAKSPMRKISLQRLERAIAQQLDSDRRPSDEMRYLAGLTRIQHVFFYPDSGDIVIAGPAEGWYVDLADRVVGIQSGRAILELQDLIVALRAYRPGAMGGPRTIGCSIDATKEGLAAMNSFLNKLPRVADASMATEEYANFIVDGLRTNLGMQKVSVHGISPKTHFAQIMVEADYRMKLIGIGLETPPVKITSYVDKADPTSVARNGMQRWWFVPDYNCLKVSEDELALELVGNAVKLMGEDEMVSADGSRHVASRQGNRGSQAFVTSFTQQYPQLAAKSYCYAQLRNIIDMAVVAAFIQKHDYYGRSNWDMPIFSNEEKYQVETYNAPVEVETAVVHRWKGSQLMTPVGGGVTLHPEQALLSQNVGKDDGRAAKARESVKLDKLAAGQWWWD
- the rpsG gene encoding 30S ribosomal protein S7, with the protein product MGRITASRDTLRPDSRFNSVLVSKFINCLMYDGKKSVAQVSFYRAMDIIQDKIKEVEPIEVFNIAVDNVKPEVEVRSKRVGGAAYQVPMQVNRNRQQSLAIRWLLLAAREKKGRPIYEKLAEEFMAAYRREGAAVTRRDNVHRMADANKAFAHFAW
- a CDS encoding lipopolysaccharide biosynthesis protein — its product is MSTATVATELPAPRTDTLARSVVLLLILTVLQRGIGFARGLLFCRWLSAEQLGEWELSFSFLLAVSPIAILALPGVFGRYLEYFRFRGQLRMFLRRTAIATVAMVTFSSVMIALFHRQFSQLVFGRDDQTRMVWLLAVGLFILVLYNFTTDLFTAVRQQRLASRLQLVNTLAFSLVSAAALLCGGAQWGAGTVLVSYLIATVISLVVAVPDVLSIWREANESHAPVSQRSFWGRLAPFALSIWITSWLVNLFFMVDRYMIVHYSGLDADATLAAVGQYHTARLVPMLVLTFAFMLAGALLPFLSHEWEAHGRQAVSDRLNLMLKVLSAALLPASAVLLLISPALFNLLSPGKFDSGLDVLPMTMCFSVVASLACVARNWLWCDERAWLSNIAYLVGLVVCIALSLWWLPSHGLMGATAATLVGNLATLAMMLSFNRRRGMALGRGTQVLMVAPLVIAVGPWATLGVSLVLLVLAVRTQLLFSRDEKRQLLAGAETYLRKYKLWPARRAGTMS
- a CDS encoding 30S ribosomal protein S12, with the translated sequence MPTINQLVKAGRKKPRKFSKSPVLEKCPQRRGVCLQVKTMTPKKPNSALRKIARVRLSNSKEITVYIPGEGHSLQEHSIVLVRGGRVRDLPGVRYHIVRGTLDCLGVEGRKSSRSLYGAKKVAAKGGK
- a CDS encoding NAD(P)-dependent oxidoreductase, with translation MLESNQPLPTFGILQAGELGTALGRALLDRGHAVVTTVADRSQRTADRAREAGLEIVDSLEDVLHRAEVIVSVVPSVAALHMAQRVVQRLNEDCRAEIYIDANSISPISCRAVSQVVSRRGLQFADLAIHGLASELTSNATGYLSGDAAEQVNAWLTPIMRTRLLGPTAGRASAMNMLLDGMSQGIAALFIELSALGREMGLQAESFDEYRHYYPAVAEIVERLLPTYPHQAPNRTEEMVELEQTLRINGIQPAMIAGTRRTLAALSRLEVPATGAQGAGNLPLSTFIDAVVGHQALSV